A genomic stretch from Lathyrus oleraceus cultivar Zhongwan6 chromosome 2, CAAS_Psat_ZW6_1.0, whole genome shotgun sequence includes:
- the LOC127120232 gene encoding laccase-11, whose amino-acid sequence MAYHTMSFRRHTSLFIFLFGFVGLISFPVDAAIKKYQFDIQMKNVSRLCHAKPIVTVNGRFPGPTIYAREGDRVQINVTNHVNYNISIHWHGLKQYRNGWADGPAYITQCPIQTGGSYTYDFNVTGQRGTLWWHAHILWLRATVYGAIVIMPKLGTPFPFPQPAREFEIVLGEWWHKDVEEVEKQGNQMGLPPNMSDAHTINGKPGPLFPCSEKHTYAMEVEKGKTYLLRIINAALNDELFLSIAGHNMTVVEVDAVYTKPFTTQSILLGPGQTTNVLVKANQLPSRYFIATRTFMDAPVSVDNKTATAIFQYKGVSNTIIPSFPQLPNANDTNFALDYSKKLKSLNSAKYPANVPLNVDRNLFYIIGLGMNSCPTCINGTRLVASLNNVTFVMPKTALLQAHHFDIKGVFRTDFPDKPLSAFNYTGVPLTANLGTSTGTRVSKIVFNSTVELVLQDTNLLTVESHPFHLHGYNFFVVGTGVGNFDPAKDPAKYNLVDPMERNTVGVPTGGWTAIRFRADNPGVWFMHCHLELHTGWGLKTAFVVEDGPGKDQSVLPPPKDLPKC is encoded by the exons ATGGCTTATCATACAATGAGCTTCCGCCGTCACACATCTTTGTTCATTTTTCTTTTCGGCTTCGTTGGATTAATCTCTTTTCCGGTTGATGCAGCAATAAAGAAATATCAATTTGAT ATTCAAATGAAGAATGTGAGTAGACTATGCCATGCAAAACCAATAGTAACGGTAAACGGAAGGTTTCCAGGGCCAACGATTTACGCAAGAGAAGGAGATAGAGTACAAATCAATGTCACCAACCATGTAAACTATAACATATCAATTCATTG GCATGGACTTAAACAATATCGCAACGGTTGGGCTGATGGACCAGCTTATATAACTCAATGTCCAATTCAAACTGGTGGAAGCTACACTTATGACTTCAATGTGACAGGACAAAGAGGAACCTTGTGGTGGCATGCTCATATTCTTTGGTTGAGAGCTACTGTTTATGGTGCAATTGTTATCATGCCTAAACTAGGAACTCCTTTTCCTTTTCCACAACCTGCTAGGGAATTCGAAATTGTACTAGGAGAATGGTGGCACAAAGATGTCGAAGAGGTTGAAAAACAAGGGAACCAAATGGGGTTGCCGCCAAATATGTCAGATGCACATACAATCAATGGAAAGCCCGGACCACTTTTTCCTTGCTCCGAGAAAC ATACATATGCAATGGAGGTTGAGAAGGGAAAGACATATCTACTAAGAATCATCAATGCAGCACTTAATGATGAACTTTTCTTGTCCATTGCTGGTCACAACATGACAGTAGTTGAGGTTGATGCAGTTTACACAAAACCATTCACAACACAATCAATTCTATTAGGCCCTGGTCAAACCACAAATGTTCTTGTCAAAGCAAATCAACTTCCAAGCAGATACTTCATAGCTACAAGAACTTTCATGGATGCACCAGTCTCGGTTGATAACAAAACAGCAACAGCTATATTTCAATACAAAGGAGTTTCAAACACTATCATCCCTTCATTTCCTCAACTACCTAACGCAAATGACACAAACTTTGCTTTGGATTATAGCAAAAAGTTAAAGAGTTTGAATTCTGCTAAATATCCTGCTAATGTTCCTCTCAATGTTGACAGAAACCTTTTCTACATCATTGGTTTAGGCATGAACTCTTGCCCTACATGCATCAATGGAACACGTTTAGTTGCATCTCTTAACAATGTTACTTTTGTGATGCCGAAAACCGCGCTTCTTCAAGCTCATCATTTTGATATCAAGGGTGTTTTCAGAACTGATTTTCCTGATAAGCCTTTGAGTGCTTTTAACTATACCGGCGTGCCATTAACCGCGAACCTCGGTACTTCGACGGGAACAAGAGTTAGCAAGATTGTGTTTAATTCTACAGTGGAGCTGGTTTTGCAGGATACTAATCTTCTCACTGTTGAATCacatccatttcatcttcatgGTTATAACTTTTTTGTTGTTGGAACTGGTGTTGGTAATTTTGATCCGGCCAAAGACCCTGCTAAATATAATTTGGTTGATCCTATGGAAAGGAACACCGTTGGCGTTCCAACCGGTGGTTGGACCGCAATTCGATTCAGGGCCGATAACCCAG GTGTTTGGTTCATGCATTGTCATTTGGAGTTACACACTGGTTGGGGATTAAAAACAGCTTTTGTTGTGGAAGATGGACCTGGAAAAGATCAATCTGTTCTGCCACCACCAAAGGATCTTCCAAAATGTTAG